Within the Deltaproteobacteria bacterium genome, the region CCGGCGGAGGGCGCGAAGAGCGCCCACTTCTGCTCGATGTGCGGGCCGAAGTTCTGCTCGATGGAGATCACCCAGGACCTGCGCGAGCTGGCGAGGGCCCAGGGGAAGGCCGTCGAGGAGGCCCGCAGCGAGGGGCTCACCGAGCGGGCCCGCGCCTTCGAGGACGAGGGCGGCGAGATCTACCTACAGCGCTAGAGGCACTCGAAGGTGACCTCGAACTTGCCCTTCCAGTCGTGGTTGGTCTCGACGAAGACCTCCCAGTCGCTCCCCTCGTCGCCGGCCTGGGCCGGGAACTCGTAGCTCTCGGTGCGCTCCACCGCGCTCGGCGCGAAGGTCTGCCCGAAGAGGTGCGGGCGAGCGCCGCCGTCCTCGTAGACATCCACCGTCAGCGAGCCGCTCTCGCCCATCAACGTGATGAACACCTCACCGCCGCCGTCGCAGGAGAAGATCTTGCTGGCGTGGTAGGTGCCGGACCCGTGGTACTTGAGCGCCCCGCAGGCCGCGAGGGCGACGAGGGCGAGAGAGGCGAGGGCGAGGCGGGGCAGGCGCTTCATGGATCGACCTTTCGGGGATGGGACCCGGAGGGCGAGGTCCCCCGGGCTCGTCGCCCGCCATCCTGACAAAACCGGGCCGGAGCTTGAACCTCCCGTGTCTCCGGCTGCGCACCCGGGGAGCACTTTGCTAGGGTGCGCGCCATGAGCGCTGCACCGAAATCGATGCTCGTCGGCTACCTGCTGTGGTTCTTCCTCGGCCCCCTGGGAATCCACCGCTTCTACACGGGCCGGTGGATCTCCGGGATCATCTGGCTCCTCACCGGCGGCGTGCTGGGCATCGGCTGGCTGGTCGACGCCTTCCTGACCTACGGCATGGTCAACGACCCCCGGTGAGCGTCCTCCTCGATCCGGCTCGCCCCTCGCTCGCGCTCGCGCTCGCCCTCGCGCTCGGCCTCTCCCAGGGATGCAAGCGCGATCCCCTCGGCGACCCCGTCCTCGCCTTCGAGTCCGCCGACCCCCGCATCGGCACCGGCGGCGGCGGCTTCGCCCAGGGGCAGGCCTTCCCCGGCGCCGCCCTCCCCTTCGGGATGATCCGGCCCGGGCCCGACACCAACGGCCCCCTCCTCGGCCGCGCGGGCTGGGCTCACTGCGCCGGCTACTGGGCCTTCGACGACTTCATCGACGGCTTCTCCCAGACCCACGTCCACGGCACCGGCGTCGAGGACCAGGGGCTCATCCTGGTGATGGCCACCGACGGGATGAGCGCCGCCAAGCGCCGGGAGAACGGCTACGGCTCCTTCTTCGACGCCGAGAGCGAGCACGCCGAGCCCGGCTACTACACGGTGACCCTCACCCCCTCCGGCATCCGGGCCGAGCTCACCGCCACCGAGCGGGTCGCCTTCCACCGCTACACCTTCCCCGCCACGGTGGCCGAGCCCACCCTCGTCATCGACGCCGGCCACGGCATCGGGCGGGACGGCAGCCTCGGCGGAGAGCTCAGCGTGGATCCGGCCACCGGGCGCATCACCGGCCGCATCCTCTCCACCGGCCGCTTCACCGGCACCGGCGGCGCCTACGACCTCCACTTCGCCCTCGAGCTCGACCCGCCCCCCGCCGGCCTCGGGGTCTTCGACGACGCCGACCTGCAGCCGGGCACCACCGTCAGCGGCATCCGGATCGGCGCCCACGCGGCCTACCCCACCGGCACCACCGAGGTGCGGGTGAAGGCGACGGTCTCGGTGGTCGACGCCGCTGGCGCCGCCGCCAACCTCGACTCGGGCGCCCGGCAGGACTTCGACACCGTCCGCTTCGGCGCGAAGGAGCGCTGGAGTGACCGGCTGCGGACCATCGAGATCTGGGGGGGCAGCGAGGCCGACCAGCGCACCTTCTACTCGGCCCTCTACCGCTCGCTGATCATGCCGACCCGCTACGACGACGGCGACGGCCGCTCGCTCGGCGTCGATCGGGTGGTCCGTGACTTCGCGCCCTTCTACTCGGACCTCTCCCTCTGGGACACCTACCGCACGGCGCACCCCCTCTACGCCCTCCTCTGGCCCGAGGACGCGGCGGCCTTCGGGGAGAGCCTGCTGGAGATGAACGATCGGCTGGGCTACCTGCCCCGCTGGCCCCTGGCGATGAACGAGCACGGCACCATGATCGGCGCCCCGGCCTCGATCGTGCTGGCCGAGAGCGTGCTCAAGGACCTGCCCCTCGACGCCCACCGGGTCTGGACGGTGCTCGAGGCCGAGGCGGACCTCGGTAGCCCCCGGCCCAACCACACCACCCACGCCCGCTGCGCCGAGGTGGGCTTCTGCCCGGCCGACGAGATCGGCGGCGGCGTCTCGAAGGCCGTCGAGTACGGCTGGGCCGACTTCGCCGTGGCCCGGCTGGCCGAGGAGCGCGGCGACGCCTCCCTCGCCGCCGCCCTCGACGCGCGCTCGCTGATCTACACCGCCCACTACGATCCGGCCTCGGGCTTCCTGCGGGGCAAGAACCTCGACGGCAGCCTCACCGAGGCCGACTTCGATCCCACCCCCTGGAACGACGCCTTCGTCGAGGGCAACGCCTGGCAGTACCTCTTCTCCGCGCCCTACGATCCGGTGGCGCTGGTGGAGATGATCGGCGACCGCGCGGCGCTCCTCGAGCGCCTCGACGAGCTCTTCGTCCTCTCGGAGGGCACCGAGCCCATCGTCCTGGGGACCGAGCCCTTCTTCGAGCCCGACCCCTACTACTGGCACGGCAACGAGCCCGACCTGCACTACCCCTGGCTCTACGCCCTGATGGGTGAGCCGGGCCGGGGCGCCCGCTGGATCGACTGGGTGCGGCGGCGCCACTACGACGACACCCCCGACGGGCTGGCCGGCAACGACGACGCCGGGACCCTCTCGGCCTGGTACGTCTTCTCGGCGCTCGGCCTCTACCCCCTGGCGGGCAGCGACCTCTACCTGATCGGCACGCCCCTCTTCGAGCGGGCGCTCGTGCACCTGCCCGGCGGCGATCTGACGATCGTCTCCGAGCCCTTCGAGAAGAAGGGCGAGCGCGGGGTGGCGGTGCACTCGGTCACCTGGAACGACGAGCCCCTCACCGACCCCTGGCTGACGCACGCTCAGCTCGCGGCCGGCGGCGAGCTGCGCTTCCTCACGAGTCCCTTGCCACCGAGCCCGGACGCGGAACCTCCGGAGTGGGGGGCAGGGCGTCCCTGGAGTCCCCGGCCGGACCGCTAGGCGACTGCGGCAGCGCGATGGCCAGGAGCACCAGCCCCGCCCCGGCGAGGCCGGTGGGGCCGACGGTCTCACCCAGCAGCCAGTAGGCGAAGAGGGCCGCGAAGACCGGCTCGCTGGCGAAGATCAGCGAGGCGCGCGGCGCGGTGGTGTGGCGCTGGTAGCGGGCCTGCAGGAAGAAGGTCAGCACCGTCGCCGCCACCGCGCAGAAGAGGACCGCCTTCACCACCGCAGGGGTGATGGCCGGCCAGCCGGCCGGCGCCAGGGGCAGGGTGATGAGGGAGCAGGCCGCCAGCCCCACCACCTGGAAGAAGGCCAGCGAGGCCGCGTCGCGCCCCGAGTCGCTGCCGTCGGCGTGGGTGGTCATCCGCTGGAGGAGCTGGGTGTAGACGGCGTAGGAGAGGGCGCAGCCCAGCACCCAGACGTCGCCGGAGGTCAGCCCCCCGCGCTCGGGCTCGGAGAGGAGGTAGAGCCCGGCGGTGGCGATCCCGGCCGAGAGGAAGGCCCGCGGCCCGGGGCGGCCGGTCCGGAAGAGGGGGCCGATCAGCGGCACGATCACCACCGCGAGCCCGGTGATGAAGGCGGCGCGGCCGGCCGGCACCGTGCGCAGGCCGATCGTCTGGGTCACATAGGAGAGGAAGGCCACCCCGCCGAGGAGCAGCCCCGCGGGCGCCTCGCGGGTCAGGGAGCGGGGCGAGACCCGGAAGAAGAGGAGCACCGGCAGGAAGGCCAGCACCGCCGTCGTGAAGCGCAGGGGCAGGAAGTGCAGGGGCGCCACGTCGGCGAGCGCCTCCCGGATCAGCGGGAAGGTCAGCCCCCAGGCCCCGGCCACGCCCACCAGGGCGGCCTCGGCCCGCCTACGGCCGCTCATAGGCGCCGGCGTCCCAGCAGTCGGGGGCCGTGCCGCTCTGGCAGACGTTGCGGGCGGCGCCGAGCAGGTCGGTGCTCACCCCGTAGGCCGTGAGGTCCATGCCGATGTCGAGGGCCGCGGAGGTGGCGTCGAGGCGGTAGTCGAAGAGCTGGTAGCTCGCGCCCGCCAGCACGAAGGGCCGCAGGTCGCCCAGCACGGTGAGGGTCGTGGCGGAGTTCGCCAGGATCGGGAACTGGTGCACCGTCGCCGTGTCCGCCTGCACGAAGCGCCCGGCGTGCTCGCCGGCGGTCCAGCCGGCGTCGGCGTCGGTGAGGGTGGTCTCGACGACCTGGGGATCCCAGCTGACCTCGTCCCAGGCGCCGCTGGCGGTCCCCGGCACGGTGACGAAGCCGGGCGCGGCGTCGACGACCCCGGCCCCGAGCGCGCAGGTCCCCTGGCCCCCACAGCCGAACCCCTCGAAGAGGGAGGCCTCGACCTCGATCACACCGGCGGCGGTGTTGCACCAGAGATCGGAGCCCGGCTCGTGATCGGCCAGGACGCTCCCGTAGACGCGGGAGAGGTTGCCCCGGTTCCAGAGGATCCCGCCGTAGGCCGTCGGGAGGTTGTTCGCCACGAGGTTCGAGTCGTGGGAGGCCGCGTTGGCGAAACAGAGCGTCTGCTCCGCGGCCTCGTTCCCGGCGACGACCGTCCGGCGCAGCTCGGTCGCGCTCCAGTTCGACATGAGCGCTGCGCAGCGGTTCCACTGGACGTCGTTCCAGGTCTCGTTGGCGACGAAGGAGCAGTCCTCGAAGACCACCGACGACTCGTGGATCCGGGCGCCGCCCCCTTCCGTGCGGGCGGAGTTGCTGACGAAGGCGGTGTTGGCCACCCGCACGTTCTGTGCGCCGACGGCGAGGAAGCCACCGCCGTCGTCGTCGACGATCTCGTAGTCTCCGAAGCGGCCCTCGGCCCGCCCACCGGTCACCACGAAGCCATCGAGGGTCGAGTTGCTCGTGGCGGTGACCACGTGCCAGACCTGCTCGGCCGAGTCGGGGCCGGCGTGGCCGTCGAGGATGGTGCGGTTCGTCCGCCAGTCACGCTCGGCGCGGGTCTGCTCGGTGCCGGCGAAGCCACCGTAGAGGGCCACCCAGGGCCGGAGCGCGATCGTGTCGGTCGGGTGGTCGTCGTAGACCCAGTAGTGCCCGGCCCGCACCCAGACCTCGCAGTGCTGCCCGTAGCCCGCGGCCCGCTTCGCCGCGAGCGCGATCCCGGCGTCGATCGAGGGCAGCGCGCCGGCCCAGGACTCGCCGTCGCAGCCGGTGCAGGTCGCCGCCGGATCGACCATCACCCGGCAGGTGCCGCAGTCCGTACCGGTCCAGCTCGGCCGGCAGACGCACTGCGACCCGTCGCAGTCCTGGTGAACTCCGCAGGCAGGGTCGCAGGCCACCAGCTCGCAGAGCCCGTCGAGGGGCTCAACCTCGGCGTCGAGAGCGCAGGCCCGCGCCACCTGCCCGCTCGAGTCGTCGCAGACCTCGTGGGGCTCGAGGGGCGGCAGGGCGATGTTGTCGCAGCCGGGCAGGCAGCTGCCGTCCCGATCGTGGTCCTGGTAGCCGGCCCGGCACCAGCAGCCGCTCATCGGCTCCTGGTAGCCACAGACCCAGTCGGGCTCGACCTGACACTGGAAGCAGCCGTCACCCGGAAGATCGTTGCCGTCGTCGCACTCCTCGGCGGCGCCGAAGCCGTCGACCCAGGCGAAGCCGTCCCCGCAGAAGGCCTCCTGGCAGGTCCCCTGCGGACCGCTGGGGCAGGCGTCGTTGATCGAGAGGTTGCCGTCCTCGCAGCCCTCCCCCGGATCGAGGGTCGTGTTGCCGCAGGCCGGCTCTCCACCCCCGGGGAGGGCGAAGTCCCGATTGCAGGCGGACAGGGCCAGGAGCAGCAGGGGGAGCCGGGCGGTTCTCACCCTCCGAGCCTAGAACGAGATCCGGACTCCCGAACAGCCTCGGGCTCCCCGAGCGGCGCCGCGACGAAGTAGCCGTAGGTGTAGGCGTCGGAGAAGCGCTCGAAGAGCGCGATCTCCTCCCGGGCCGTGGCGGCGATCTCGCCGGCCACCGGATCCTCCGGCAGGTCGCGCACGAGCTCTTCGATCCTCTGCCGCATGGGCGCGTAGTACTCGTCCCACCAGGCCGAGGGAGGCAGAGGGAAGGACGCCAGGGACGCGTAGCCCGCCGCCTCGATCTCGGCGCGAACCCCGGCCTCGTCGGTGATGGCCGGATACTCGGCCTCCCACCACCGGCGGAGCTCCGGCGGGGGATCGGGCACCCGCCAGATCGCCTCGGTGAAGATCACCACGCCTCCGGGAGCGAGCAGCCGCCTCCAGGCCTCCAACCCCACCCGCACGCCGAGGTTGTAGATCGCTCCCTCCGAGCAGATCAGGTCCTGGCTGGCGGGCTCCACCGGCGGGGAAGCCATGTCCCCGACCTCGACCCGCACCCTCCCGGCGAGGCCGACCTGCTCGATCCGCTCGCGAGCCCGCGCCACCAGCGGCGCCGAGAGATCGAGGGCCAGGATCTCGGCGCCGGGGAGCGCTGCCGCGAGGGCCAGGGTCTGCGCCCCCGGGCCACAGCCCAGATCGAGCACCCTCGCCGGCGCCTCACCCGGGACGAGCGCCAGGGCGCGGCGGGTGTGCGCGTCCGCACCAGGACCCGCCCGGGGCAGCGTCCCGTAGACCCGGAGGAAGAGCGCCATGGTTCGCGGATCGGCGAGGTCCATGGCGGTCAGGGTAGCACCGGGGATCCCCGGCTGCTCAGCCCAGCGCCTCGGCCACGGCCCGGAGCAGATCCTCGCTGCGGACCGGCTTGGCCAGCAGCTTGAACTCCTGGCGGAGGAGGCCGGGATCCAGCTCGCGAGGCAGATACCCGGAGCAGACGACGATGGGGCGCCCCGGGTAGCGCTCCCGGAAGTCCGCCACCAGCCGGTGGCTCGGATAGCCGGGCATCACCCCGTCGGTGAAGAGGAGATCGATGTCGGCGTGGAGCTCCACCAGGCGCCGCGCCTCGTCCCCGTCGGCGGCCTGGAGGACCTCGAAGCCCGCTTCCTGGAGGATCGCGCAGAAGACGCTGCGGACCAGCTCGTGATCCTCGGCGACCAGCACCTTCCCCCGGCGCTCCCCCGAGCTGGGCGCCGGCGCCCGCGCGGGGCTGCCCGGCGCGCTCTGGAGCGGCCAGCGGACCTCGAAGCGGGTGCCCTCCCCCGGTGCGCTCTGCACCGAGAGGCTCCCCCCGCTGCGATCGATCAGGTGCCGGACCGCGGCGAGGCCGAGGCCGGTGCCCCGCCCCTTCTCCTTGGTGGTGAAGAAGGGCTCGAAGGCCTGCTCGAGGGTCCGGGCGTCCATCCCCACGCCGTCGTCGGCGACCACCAGGGTCACGCGCTCCGCGTCCCGCGAGGTCCGGACCGTGAGCCGCCCTCCCGCCGGCATGGCGTGGATCGCGTTCTGGGTGAGGTTGAAGACGATCCGGTTGAGATCCCGCACCTGGGAGAGGACGTGGCAGCCCGGCGCGAGCTCGAAGTCGAGCTCGATCGAGCGGGGGGCGCGCCGCTCGACCAGCCGCAGCGCGCGCTGGAGCGTGGACGAGAGCTCCACGACCTCGTCGGCCCCCGTCACGATGTCCGAGTCGGTCGTGAACTGCTCGACCAGGGTCTCCGCGTAGTCCGCCGCCATCTCGAGATCCAGGACAGCCCGGCGGCGGCCCGCCTCGTCGAGCATCTCGAAGCGCTCCAGGATCCAGGTGCTGGAGACGAGGGTCTGGATGGCGTTGTTGAAGTCGTGCACGACCGCCCCGGCCAGCTGACCCATGTCCTCGATCCGGGCGGTCCGGGCCTCCATCTGCTGCAGCCGCTCGACCTTCTCGCCCTCCTCCTCCCGGAGGGCCTGCGCGGCCTCGAGATCGGCGATGGCGTGGGTCATGTCCTCGATGGTGCGCTGGGCTCCCCGGAAGACCCCGAAGGTCAGCACGCCGCTGCAGGTGAAGGCGGTCCCCAGCATGAAGGCGACCCTGAACCAGTTGCGGGCGTGGACCGGCGAGAAGTCCTCCAGCGGCACCGACAAGATCCCCTGCTGGTGCAGGAGGCCGCCGGCGAGGAAGAGGAGGGCGAAGAGGGCCAGGAGCGAGACGATCATCCACCGGCGGCTGAAGACCGCCGCCAGGGCGGCCACCAGGCTCAGGAGCGCCACCGAGATCGCGGAGAGGAAGCTGTTGAACACCAGGAGCGGCGCGGCGACGCAGAGGATGCTCGCGTAGAGCAGCCCGTTGCGTACTCCCCGGCCGAGCCCCGGCACCCAGCCGCCGATGGCCCCGAGGATCGCGGCGCCCGCCACGCCGAAGAGCGAGCGCAGCAGCACCGCCCGATCGAACTGGATGAAGGGATAGGGGGCCAGCGCGACGAAGTAGAGCACCGTGAAGACCCGCAGCATCTTCTGGACGAGCCGGTGGGACCAGTCGTCCAGATCCTCGGGCGCGGCGGGGGCCACCGGCCCGGGGAGCGGCGCGGGGGTGGCCTCGGCAGGAGCGGCGCCGATCGACGGCCCTCGCGAGACGACCGCGGCCGGGGTGGGGATCCCGGCGAGGGGGGCGGGCTCCCGGGCGGGCGCCTCGCTCGCCTCCAGATCCGGGAAGAGAGCCCGGACCCTCGTGCCCTCTCCCACCTCGCTCTCGATGGCGAGGGTGCCGCCGAAGGCCTCGACCAGCCCGATGGCGGTCGAGAGCCCCAGCCCCGAGTGCTTCTCGGGGCTCCGGGTCGTGAAGAAGGGCTCGACCGCCCGGCGCCTCACCTCCTCCTCCATCCCCTCTCCCGTGTCTCGCACCGAGACCTCCACGTAGCGCCCGGGAGGGATGGGGGTGATGGCATCGAGGGGCGTCTCCGCGAGCTCCCGGCGCTGGACCCGCACCTCGATCGTGCCGCCCGCCTCCACGGCGTCGGAGGCGTTGAGCACCAGGGAGAGGAGGACCTGCCGCAGCCCCTCGGGGCTGAGCTCGGCGAGGCAGCCCTCGTCCGCGGAGATGGTCACCCGGACGTCCTCCCGCAGGGCGCTGATCAGCCCCTCGCGGTGGCCGAGGACCTCCGCCCCCACGTCCACCCGCTTCGGCTCGACCGGGTCGCGACGGCTGAAGGCCGTCAGGTCCGAGAGCAGGGTGACGCCCTGCTCCGTGATCTGCTGGATCCGCCGGGCGAGGCGCTGCGCCGCCTCCGGCGTCGCCTCGGCGCGCAGCTCGTCCACGGCGAAGCGCACGACCGTGAGGATGTTGTTGAAGTGATGGGCGAGGCCGTGGGCGAGGTGCCGGATGGCCTGGGAGCGGTAGCTGTCCCGCAGCTCGTCCTCCCGCGCGGCCCGCTCGCTCCGCAACGCCTCCGATCGCATCGTCTCCGCGGCCGTCTCCTCGAGGAGCTCCCGGGTCGAGGCATGGAGGCGGCGCATGCTCGTCATCGCGAAGCGGAGCATCGCGACCATCACCGAGGTGATCAGCAGGAAGAGGGTCCCCGAGCGCAGCCAGTGATCCAGCACCGTGGGGTCGATCGCCCGGCCGTCGATGTCGAGGACCCCGGCCCGGATCAGCGCGCCCCCCGCCAGGAAGGCCGCCGTGATCCCGGCGGCCACGACGTAGAACGCCCGCCGTCCGAGGAGCAGCACGGCGAGGGAGACCAGGAGGAAGCTCGTCGCCGTGTTCACCGGGGTCCAGCCCAGCTGGAGGATGAAGACCACGAGGGCGAGCGCGAGGCTGCTGACCAGGTACCAGCTCCGCAGCCGCTGGGTGACCCCGGGAGCCCGCAGGAGCAGCACCCCGAGGAGGCCGACCCCGAAGGCGATCCCGACCGAGGGGAGATAGGTGCGCGGCAGCCAGAAGACGGCGACGAGGGGGATGAGGACGAGGCCGCCGACCACCAGGCGATAGGCGGTGCGAGAGAGCCGCAGCTGCCAGTCGCGCAGGTCGCTCGCGCCGGTGGCTCCCTCCAGCCCGACCATCAGTGCCCCCAGACCTCGTCGATGAAGAGCTCGAGGCCCCCGAAGAAGACCTGGCCGATCAGGACGACCAGCCCGAGGAGCGCCAGCAGGAGGATCCCGCTGACCACGACGCAGCCGGCGGTGCCGATCCCGAGGCCGAGGAAGAACTGGCGGGGCGTCTCTCCGGGGTGGATCCCGGCGGCCGCGAGCTCCTCCCCCGAGAGGGCCTCGACCTCGTCGGGAGGGCGTGGCGAATCGGTCATCAGGAGATCTCCTAGAAGCGGCTGCGCAGGTAGCCCTGGAGGCGGGGCAGGATGGGGTGGCCGTAGTAGTTGCTGCCGTCCTCGAGGTACTCGCCCGAGGTCTCCCGCATCTCCAGGCCGAGGATCGGGGTGTGACCCTGGAGGCCGGCCTCCCACTCGGTCCCGCCGAGCCCGAAGGCCCAGCCCGCCCGGGCGAAGACCAGGGTGTTCGCCGCCAGCGGGGTGTTGCGGTTCGGCGAGAGGATGGAGTCGGGGGAGACGTGCCCCCCCCAGAAGCCCGAGGTCCAGAAGGCGAAGGCGGAGAGGCGCAGACCCTCGCCCCCGTAGCGGGCCCCGAGGATCAGGTGGTGGGTGGGCTCCCGCTTGTTCCTCCGCTGCTCCACCTCGCCGCCCGGCAGCTCCACCCGCTCGTAGACCTGATCGAGCCCGTAGGCGAGGTCGAGCTCGAGCCCCTCGATCGGCAGGCGCCAGGACGCGGCGATCTCCGCGCCCGCCGACCAGCTCTTGCTCGGGAAGGACTCGAAGACGAGCTTCACCTCGTCCCCGATGATCGGCAGCCCGGCGAAGTACTGGACGTCCCAGAGGGAGGAGGCGTCGAGTTCGATCTCGTCCCGGTAGCGGGAGAGATAG harbors:
- a CDS encoding GH92 family glycosyl hydrolase; translation: MSVLLDPARPSLALALALALGLSQGCKRDPLGDPVLAFESADPRIGTGGGGFAQGQAFPGAALPFGMIRPGPDTNGPLLGRAGWAHCAGYWAFDDFIDGFSQTHVHGTGVEDQGLILVMATDGMSAAKRRENGYGSFFDAESEHAEPGYYTVTLTPSGIRAELTATERVAFHRYTFPATVAEPTLVIDAGHGIGRDGSLGGELSVDPATGRITGRILSTGRFTGTGGAYDLHFALELDPPPAGLGVFDDADLQPGTTVSGIRIGAHAAYPTGTTEVRVKATVSVVDAAGAAANLDSGARQDFDTVRFGAKERWSDRLRTIEIWGGSEADQRTFYSALYRSLIMPTRYDDGDGRSLGVDRVVRDFAPFYSDLSLWDTYRTAHPLYALLWPEDAAAFGESLLEMNDRLGYLPRWPLAMNEHGTMIGAPASIVLAESVLKDLPLDAHRVWTVLEAEADLGSPRPNHTTHARCAEVGFCPADEIGGGVSKAVEYGWADFAVARLAEERGDASLAAALDARSLIYTAHYDPASGFLRGKNLDGSLTEADFDPTPWNDAFVEGNAWQYLFSAPYDPVALVEMIGDRAALLERLDELFVLSEGTEPIVLGTEPFFEPDPYYWHGNEPDLHYPWLYALMGEPGRGARWIDWVRRRHYDDTPDGLAGNDDAGTLSAWYVFSALGLYPLAGSDLYLIGTPLFERALVHLPGGDLTIVSEPFEKKGERGVAVHSVTWNDEPLTDPWLTHAQLAAGGELRFLTSPLPPSPDAEPPEWGAGRPWSPRPDR
- a CDS encoding DMT family transporter, encoding MSGRRRAEAALVGVAGAWGLTFPLIREALADVAPLHFLPLRFTTAVLAFLPVLLFFRVSPRSLTREAPAGLLLGGVAFLSYVTQTIGLRTVPAGRAAFITGLAVVIVPLIGPLFRTGRPGPRAFLSAGIATAGLYLLSEPERGGLTSGDVWVLGCALSYAVYTQLLQRMTTHADGSDSGRDAASLAFFQVVGLAACSLITLPLAPAGWPAITPAVVKAVLFCAVAATVLTFFLQARYQRHTTAPRASLIFASEPVFAALFAYWLLGETVGPTGLAGAGLVLLAIALPQSPSGPAGDSRDALPPTPEVPRPGSVARDS
- a CDS encoding DUF4215 domain-containing protein, encoding MRTARLPLLLLALSACNRDFALPGGGEPACGNTTLDPGEGCEDGNLSINDACPSGPQGTCQEAFCGDGFAWVDGFGAAEECDDGNDLPGDGCFQCQVEPDWVCGYQEPMSGCWCRAGYQDHDRDGSCLPGCDNIALPPLEPHEVCDDSSGQVARACALDAEVEPLDGLCELVACDPACGVHQDCDGSQCVCRPSWTGTDCGTCRVMVDPAATCTGCDGESWAGALPSIDAGIALAAKRAAGYGQHCEVWVRAGHYWVYDDHPTDTIALRPWVALYGGFAGTEQTRAERDWRTNRTILDGHAGPDSAEQVWHVVTATSNSTLDGFVVTGGRAEGRFGDYEIVDDDGGGFLAVGAQNVRVANTAFVSNSARTEGGGARIHESSVVFEDCSFVANETWNDVQWNRCAALMSNWSATELRRTVVAGNEAAEQTLCFANAASHDSNLVANNLPTAYGGILWNRGNLSRVYGSVLADHEPGSDLWCNTAAGVIEVEASLFEGFGCGGQGTCALGAGVVDAAPGFVTVPGTASGAWDEVSWDPQVVETTLTDADAGWTAGEHAGRFVQADTATVHQFPILANSATTLTVLGDLRPFVLAGASYQLFDYRLDATSAALDIGMDLTAYGVSTDLLGAARNVCQSGTAPDCWDAGAYERP
- a CDS encoding class I SAM-dependent methyltransferase, giving the protein MALFLRVYGTLPRAGPGADAHTRRALALVPGEAPARVLDLGCGPGAQTLALAAALPGAEILALDLSAPLVARARERIEQVGLAGRVRVEVGDMASPPVEPASQDLICSEGAIYNLGVRVGLEAWRRLLAPGGVVIFTEAIWRVPDPPPELRRWWEAEYPAITDEAGVRAEIEAAGYASLASFPLPPSAWWDEYYAPMRQRIEELVRDLPEDPVAGEIAATAREEIALFERFSDAYTYGYFVAAPLGEPEAVRESGSRSRLGG
- a CDS encoding ATP-binding protein, with the translated sequence MVGLEGATGASDLRDWQLRLSRTAYRLVVGGLVLIPLVAVFWLPRTYLPSVGIAFGVGLLGVLLLRAPGVTQRLRSWYLVSSLALALVVFILQLGWTPVNTATSFLLVSLAVLLLGRRAFYVVAAGITAAFLAGGALIRAGVLDIDGRAIDPTVLDHWLRSGTLFLLITSVMVAMLRFAMTSMRRLHASTRELLEETAAETMRSEALRSERAAREDELRDSYRSQAIRHLAHGLAHHFNNILTVVRFAVDELRAEATPEAAQRLARRIQQITEQGVTLLSDLTAFSRRDPVEPKRVDVGAEVLGHREGLISALREDVRVTISADEGCLAELSPEGLRQVLLSLVLNASDAVEAGGTIEVRVQRRELAETPLDAITPIPPGRYVEVSVRDTGEGMEEEVRRRAVEPFFTTRSPEKHSGLGLSTAIGLVEAFGGTLAIESEVGEGTRVRALFPDLEASEAPAREPAPLAGIPTPAAVVSRGPSIGAAPAEATPAPLPGPVAPAAPEDLDDWSHRLVQKMLRVFTVLYFVALAPYPFIQFDRAVLLRSLFGVAGAAILGAIGGWVPGLGRGVRNGLLYASILCVAAPLLVFNSFLSAISVALLSLVAALAAVFSRRWMIVSLLALFALLFLAGGLLHQQGILSVPLEDFSPVHARNWFRVAFMLGTAFTCSGVLTFGVFRGAQRTIEDMTHAIADLEAAQALREEEGEKVERLQQMEARTARIEDMGQLAGAVVHDFNNAIQTLVSSTWILERFEMLDEAGRRRAVLDLEMAADYAETLVEQFTTDSDIVTGADEVVELSSTLQRALRLVERRAPRSIELDFELAPGCHVLSQVRDLNRIVFNLTQNAIHAMPAGGRLTVRTSRDAERVTLVVADDGVGMDARTLEQAFEPFFTTKEKGRGTGLGLAAVRHLIDRSGGSLSVQSAPGEGTRFEVRWPLQSAPGSPARAPAPSSGERRGKVLVAEDHELVRSVFCAILQEAGFEVLQAADGDEARRLVELHADIDLLFTDGVMPGYPSHRLVADFRERYPGRPIVVCSGYLPRELDPGLLRQEFKLLAKPVRSEDLLRAVAEALG